Proteins encoded in a region of the Watersipora subatra chromosome 5, tzWatSuba1.1, whole genome shotgun sequence genome:
- the LOC137397239 gene encoding zinc finger BED domain-containing protein 5-like, which produces MVEAMETLFSDKRDVVGKVKAIPLSRKTATGKIESINAHLRMTLLTHIDQVDYFSLAIDESTDIMDVAQLAVFVKFFDSEEMKEEVFTLFGLEGEITGQAAYDALVKRLDKMKISLHKCISVTTDGAPAIVG; this is translated from the exons ATGGTTGAGGCTATGGAAACACTTTTTTCAGATAAGCGTGATGTGGTTGGTAAAGTCAAGGCAATACCACTTTCTAGGAAGACTGCTACTGGTAAAATTGAAAGCATTAATGCTCATCTCAGAATGACTTTGCTAACCCATATAGACCAGGTGGATTACTTTTCGCTCGCCATTGATGAATCTACTGATATAATGGATGTAGCTCAATTAGCAGTCTTCGTAAA ATTCTTTGATAGTGAAGAAATGAAAGAGGAGGTTTTCACTTTATTTGGATTAGAAGGAGAAATCACCGGTCAGGCTGCCTATGATGCCCTCGTTAAAAGACTGGACAAGATGAAGATATCTCTCcacaaatgcatatctgtaaCAACAGATGGCGCACCAGCCATAGTTGGATGA